DNA from Coriobacteriaceae bacterium:
GCTCCAGAGAGCCCAAATTGTCCTCACGCCTGCTGAATACTCCTTTTTTTGCACATCGGATGGCACCCCACCCCAACATATCATCGGAAACCAGCGATTCTCGGCGTCCCAAAGAAGCCATATCCGCCACCTCGCGCACGCGACCGTCCTCAATCCGGTACGCACACGTCGCGTATTCGAGCATTGGGCGCGGCTGATGCGTCGCCACAACAACCGTGCAGCCCAGCTCGCGATTCACACGAAACAGCGCGTGCAGGAAATTCTTCTCGACAACGGGATCGAGCTGAGACGTGGGCTCGTCGAGCAGCAGCACACGCGGACGCAGCGCCAGGACGGCGGCAAGCGACAGCAGCTGTTTGCGACCGCCCGAAAGCGTGTCAGTATCGCGGTGAAGCCAGTCTTCCAGCCCAAAGAAATAGCTGGTCTCAGCTACGCGACGGCGCATCTCATCACGCGCTAGCCCCAAGTTTTCCAGGCCAAACGCCATCTCGTGCCACACGGTTTCGCACACGATCTGGTTCTCGGGATCCTGGAACACATAGCCCACGCGCTCCGCCGATGCCCGCACATCCATGTCGGCGACGTTCTCGCCCAGCACGCGCAGTTCGCCAGTGCGCTCGCCCGCCGGAGCGATCTCGGGTTTGAGCAGCGACAGCAGCGTCGACTTACCCGATCCGGTACCGCCAACAAGCAGCGCAAATGCACCTTGGGAAACAGACCAGTCGAGCCCCTCGAGCACCGCAGCATCAGCATCGGGGTAGGCAAAGCTCAGGCTCCGCACCTCAATCGCCGGCATATCCGGGCCGCACGCCGCGCCCGACACCGGGCCCCTATCCAACCGAGCCATCAGCCAAACCTCTTCTCATCAATCGCATGCAACGCACAAGGCAGCACCATCCAGGCAGCGTACACGACATAGCCCGGCCACGGCGCCGGCACCGAGAGCTGCGGATAAAACGAATACTGCGTCGTCGCGGTCCACGCCACTGCCGCCGTGGCCACGCCAAACAACGCAAGCCCAACCAGCGCGGCAACGTCGCTGCGCCCCAGTCGATACCGCGCATACGTCGTACGACGCGTCGCGGCACCCCACCCGCGCGAGCGCATCGCGTCCGCGCACTCCAGCGAATCTTCCATGCCCCAGCCCATCAACACACTCGATGCCCGCAAGCGCGAACGCACGGGGTCGGCCGGCGCGCGGCCCGGCACATCAATCGCATCCTGCACCGCCAACACCGTACGACCACGGCGCAAAAACTGCGGGATAAGCCTCATGCACATCGAGATCATGAGCGCAATCACCGGTGCGGCATTGCCCAGCAGCGCGAGCACCTTGTCGTATTCGAGCATCGACGCCGCGGCCTCAAACCACAACACGCTCGCCACAAACAGCCCGCCCATGCACAGGCCGTACACCATGCTCTCCAAATACACCGCGCGCATGCCGATGCGGAACAGCTCCGTCGAGCCTGAGGCGCTAAATAGCGGGTTGACCAGCGCGATAATCAAAATCACCGGCAGCTGCCAGCGAAGTGCGCCCAACGTACGGGCAGCCCCGCGCGTCGCAAATCCATACGCCAGCCCGCCCGCAAGTGACAGCGCAATCAGTACCGGCTGCATCGAGAACATAGTGAGCCCCAGCGTCAGCACTATATAGAGTGCCGGCACAGCCGGATGCGACATCGAGAATGCCGCGACGGGCTCGCCGCCAAACCCCTCTCGTATGTTGTCCACGGGTACCCCCGTCCCCTCGCTCAAACGACAGCTCCGCAGCACCGCCAACGCCGCACGCAAGCAGCGCAAACGCCACGCCGGCGGCGCAAGCCTCAACCGCCGCAAACCAATCGTTACGCGCTCGTCATATGCCTGCGGTATCATATTGCGCCGTGTATCGTTTCCAAACACACGTCTCTATAACGTAACAGGAGATCACATGGACGCAACCGCAATTATCCTCGCTGCCGGCGAGGGCACCCGCATGAAGTCGAACCACTGCAAGGTTTCGCACAAGATCCTAGGCAAGCCCATGGTTCAGTGGATCGTCGACGCCACCATCAAGGCCGGCTGCAGCCGTGTCGTGGTCGTCATCGGCAGCCACGCCGACGAGATGCGCGCCCTCATCGACGGCGCCTACGCCAACAGCGCCACCAAGGTCGAATGTGTCGAGCAGACCGAGCGCCTGGGCACCGGCCACGCCGTAAAGGTCACGCTCGAGGCCTGCGGCATCACGCAGGGCCCGGTCGTCGTGCTCAACGGCGACCTGCCGCTCATCACCGCCGACACCGTCGCCAAGTTCGCGCAGACCGTCGCCACCGGCGAGCTCGCCTGCACCGTCATGACCATGACCCCGCCCGATCCCTTCGGCTACGGCCGCATCAAGCTGGGCGCCGATGGTCAGATCGAGCGCATCATCGAGCAGAAGGACTGCACGCCCGAGCAGGCCGCCACGCTGCTCGAGTGCAACGCCGGCTGCTACGCCTTCGACGGCGCGCAGCTCGCCGCCCACATTAACGAGATCGGCAACGACAACGCGCAATCCGAGTACTACCTGCCCGACATGCTCGAGATTCTCAAAAGCCACGGCCAGGCTGTCTCCATCTTCCACTGCGATGACTACCGCGATGGCCTGGGCGTCAACAGCCGTATCCAGCTCGCGCAGCTCACCGCTATCGCGCGCGACCGCATCAACGAGCACTGGATGGCCGAGGGCGTTACCTTCATCGACCCCACGCAGGCCTGGATCGGCCCCGATGCCGTTATCGGCCGCGACACCGTCGTGTGGCCGCAGACGCACCTGATTGGCCACGTCACCGTGGGCGAGGAGTGCCAGCTCGGCCCCAACAGTCGCCTCACCGACACCACCGTCGGCAGCGGCTGCGTCATCGATGAGACCATCGCCATCGAGGCCGTCATCGAGAACGGCGTCGACTGCGGCCCGCGCGCCTACCTGCGCCCCGGCACTCACATGCTCGACGGCTCCAAGGCCGGCACGCACGTGGAGATCAAGAAGTCCACGATCGGCGAGGGCTCCAAGGTGCCGCATCT
Protein-coding regions in this window:
- a CDS encoding ATP-binding cassette domain-containing protein — its product is MPAIEVRSLSFAYPDADAAVLEGLDWSVSQGAFALLVGGTGSGKSTLLSLLKPEIAPAGERTGELRVLGENVADMDVRASAERVGYVFQDPENQIVCETVWHEMAFGLENLGLARDEMRRRVAETSYFFGLEDWLHRDTDTLSGGRKQLLSLAAVLALRPRVLLLDEPTSQLDPVVEKNFLHALFRVNRELGCTVVVATHQPRPMLEYATCAYRIEDGRVREVADMASLGRRESLVSDDMLGWGAIRCAKKGVFSRREDNLGSLEPPGDVSSAKKSSELDKSSEFVAQTSLENGSEAFPRTDGSRILQKMHAGSATTLAGSWFRYDRAGGWVLRGLDASFSAGAVHAVVGGNGCGKSTMLSVLAKTAKLQRGRMVRRAASAALLPQNPKALLVAETVHDELMEWASTCGYDEAVARERAAQLGLDGLDARHPYDLSGGQRQLLALAKLLLIGPELLLLDEPAKGLDLTSRRIIARALCEHAQAGGTVIMATHDLDFAEQVADDVAMMFDGEIACMEPPADFFADNVFYRA
- a CDS encoding energy-coupling factor transporter transmembrane protein EcfT — encoded protein: MDNIREGFGGEPVAAFSMSHPAVPALYIVLTLGLTMFSMQPVLIALSLAGGLAYGFATRGAARTLGALRWQLPVILIIALVNPLFSASGSTELFRIGMRAVYLESMVYGLCMGGLFVASVLWFEAAASMLEYDKVLALLGNAAPVIALMISMCMRLIPQFLRRGRTVLAVQDAIDVPGRAPADPVRSRLRASSVLMGWGMEDSLECADAMRSRGWGAATRRTTYARYRLGRSDVAALVGLALFGVATAAVAWTATTQYSFYPQLSVPAPWPGYVVYAAWMVLPCALHAIDEKRFG
- the glmU gene encoding bifunctional UDP-N-acetylglucosamine diphosphorylase/glucosamine-1-phosphate N-acetyltransferase GlmU; its protein translation is MDATAIILAAGEGTRMKSNHCKVSHKILGKPMVQWIVDATIKAGCSRVVVVIGSHADEMRALIDGAYANSATKVECVEQTERLGTGHAVKVTLEACGITQGPVVVLNGDLPLITADTVAKFAQTVATGELACTVMTMTPPDPFGYGRIKLGADGQIERIIEQKDCTPEQAATLLECNAGCYAFDGAQLAAHINEIGNDNAQSEYYLPDMLEILKSHGQAVSIFHCDDYRDGLGVNSRIQLAQLTAIARDRINEHWMAEGVTFIDPTQAWIGPDAVIGRDTVVWPQTHLIGHVTVGEECQLGPNSRLTDTTVGSGCVIDETIAIEAVIENGVDCGPRAYLRPGTHMLDGSKAGTHVEIKKSTIGEGSKVPHLSYIGDTTMGSGVNVGAGSITCNYDGVHKHKTVIGNDAFIGSDTMMVAPAQIGDGALVAAGSVITEPVPADALGLGRARQVNIEGWAADYRRRLHEGDEV